From Candidatus Manganitrophus morganii, the proteins below share one genomic window:
- a CDS encoding ester cyclase, producing the protein MSAEENANIVREHYSAFNKRDFGYGATLVDPKVRWTNIPFATTYEGPEGYKAFLKMWTTAFSDARIEITNLIASGDWVTVEFTGKGTHQSGPLIGPKGSIPPTGKSIDLSFCEIFKLKNGKISLARLYFDAATMLRQLEKLP; encoded by the coding sequence ATGTCCGCGGAAGAGAATGCCAACATCGTTCGGGAACATTACAGCGCCTTCAATAAACGTGATTTCGGGTACGGGGCAACCCTGGTCGATCCAAAGGTGCGATGGACCAATATCCCCTTTGCGACCACCTACGAGGGGCCGGAAGGGTATAAAGCGTTTTTAAAGATGTGGACCACCGCCTTCTCGGATGCGCGGATCGAGATCACGAATTTGATCGCCTCGGGTGATTGGGTCACCGTCGAGTTCACCGGGAAAGGAACCCATCAATCGGGCCCGCTCATCGGCCCCAAAGGATCGATCCCGCCGACCGGCAAGTCGATCGATCTCTCGTTCTGCGAGATCTTCAAACTCAAAAACGGAAAAATCTCCCTCGCCCGCCTCTATTTCGATGCCGCCACAATGCTGCGGCAGCTGGAAAAGCTCCCCTAA
- a CDS encoding RsbRD N-terminal domain-containing protein, with protein sequence MANEKLSAFVEANIEHLTEMWMQAVRSDARIDSDAALSRLELRDHVPAIIEEICELLRADETPSPTNTLEGRVKVYLRFQQGYRGRELAREVSLLRTALLDFLADRCADPLMNAALKVYYPAARIVNLYMDEILINAISAYSEAA encoded by the coding sequence ATGGCGAATGAGAAGCTCAGTGCCTTCGTAGAAGCAAATATCGAACATCTCACCGAAATGTGGATGCAGGCCGTGCGGAGCGACGCACGGATCGATTCGGACGCCGCGCTGTCGCGCCTTGAATTACGCGACCATGTTCCTGCGATTATCGAAGAAATCTGCGAATTACTTCGAGCCGATGAAACACCGTCCCCCACCAACACATTGGAAGGGCGCGTCAAAGTCTACCTGCGCTTTCAACAAGGTTATCGCGGACGAGAGCTTGCAAGGGAAGTCTCTTTGTTGAGGACAGCATTGCTCGATTTCCTGGCGGATCGCTGCGCCGATCCGTTGATGAACGCGGCTCTGAAAGTCTATTATCCTGCGGCGCGCATCGTCAATCTTTATATGGACGAAATCCTGATTAATGCCATTTCGGCTTATAGTGAAGCCGCCTAG
- a CDS encoding DUF456 domain-containing protein, which yields MIALLSVLAVVLIVLGLAGLVLPALPGAPLLFVGLLLAAWAEDFVYVGGWTLAALGGMAVLTYLVDFAATAFGAKRFGASRRAMAGAALGGLAGLFLGLPGVLLGPFIGAVIGELTLRRDLAAAGRAGVGASLGLAIGAAAKLALGFTMLGVFLVARFV from the coding sequence ATGATCGCCCTTCTCTCGGTTCTCGCCGTCGTTTTGATCGTGCTCGGCCTCGCCGGGCTGGTGTTGCCCGCCCTTCCCGGCGCGCCGCTCCTTTTCGTCGGCTTGCTCCTGGCAGCCTGGGCGGAAGATTTCGTCTATGTGGGGGGATGGACGCTGGCGGCGCTGGGGGGGATGGCGGTGCTGACCTATCTGGTCGACTTCGCAGCAACGGCGTTCGGAGCAAAGCGCTTCGGCGCCTCCAGACGTGCGATGGCCGGGGCAGCATTGGGCGGGCTGGCCGGCCTGTTTTTGGGATTGCCGGGGGTCTTATTGGGTCCTTTTATCGGGGCGGTCATCGGCGAGCTCACCCTCCGTCGCGATCTTGCGGCGGCAGGACGGGCGGGTGTGGGCGCCTCCCTCGGATTGGCAATCGGCGCGGCGGCCAAGCTCGCGCTCGGGTTTACCATGCTGGGAGTCTTCCTCGTCGCGCGGTTTGTATAG
- a CDS encoding metal-dependent hydrolase — protein sequence MNRKGNLFRLALLLSAIFLMPVVSAWGAETRLTWHGHAAFEIVTPGGAVLVIDPWLKNPVNPNAQEEKDPLALFQKADYLLITHGHMDHVGDSVALAKKTGARLVTNAELGGNMVKLLGFPKEQVGFDTFLNIGGEIEIAKGEVTVVMTPAVHSSGLGNPNAGPQEADIVYGGNPGGFIVIIKNGPTIYHTGDTAYFGDMALIGQHAPDVALINIGGHFGMSPAMAAKAAATVKAKLAIPHHFGTMPILTQDPKPFVDALGKEKIPARVMKPGQTVVFEGKKLKK from the coding sequence ATGAATCGGAAGGGAAATCTGTTCAGGCTGGCGCTTCTTTTATCGGCGATTTTCTTGATGCCGGTTGTTTCCGCGTGGGGAGCGGAAACCCGGCTGACCTGGCATGGCCATGCGGCGTTTGAGATTGTGACCCCCGGCGGAGCGGTGCTGGTGATCGATCCCTGGCTGAAGAACCCGGTCAATCCGAATGCGCAGGAAGAGAAAGATCCGCTCGCCCTATTTCAAAAAGCCGATTATCTCCTGATTACACACGGTCACATGGACCACGTCGGCGATTCAGTCGCCTTGGCGAAAAAAACAGGGGCCCGGCTTGTCACGAATGCCGAGCTGGGGGGCAATATGGTGAAGCTCCTCGGGTTTCCCAAAGAGCAGGTCGGGTTCGACACTTTCCTGAACATTGGGGGAGAGATCGAGATTGCCAAGGGAGAAGTGACCGTCGTGATGACGCCGGCCGTCCACTCCAGCGGCCTCGGCAATCCGAACGCGGGACCCCAGGAGGCCGACATCGTCTATGGGGGCAATCCGGGCGGGTTCATCGTGATCATCAAGAACGGTCCGACGATCTATCACACCGGCGACACCGCCTACTTCGGCGATATGGCGTTGATCGGCCAGCATGCCCCCGACGTCGCCCTGATCAACATCGGCGGCCACTTTGGAATGTCCCCGGCGATGGCGGCCAAGGCCGCCGCGACGGTCAAAGCGAAGCTGGCCATCCCGCATCACTTCGGAACGATGCCGATTCTGACGCAAGACCCGAAGCCCTTCGTCGATGCACTCGGCAAAGAAAAGATTCCCGCCCGGGTGATGAAGCCGGGACAGACGGTGGTATTCGAGGGGAAGAAGCTCAAGAAGTAG
- a CDS encoding PilZ domain-containing protein, producing MSVSAYERRKFVRVDVNFEARINRNIRAAIKKLSLGGCLVECNKPLADADPLEVRFSAFGETFHLRGRVIHVIGANQYGIRFESHNDDQLLRLVDAIKKIQDASIARRSTRLKVQQEALLDKEPSLLVDLSEGGCFVRTAHRFNLGDIIEVQFLLNDEEIHLAGQIRWTGSEGVGVEFLSPDPTQIGDIARFLVKKHPPDAPPA from the coding sequence ATGTCGGTTTCAGCCTACGAAAGACGCAAGTTCGTTCGCGTGGACGTCAACTTCGAAGCGCGGATTAATCGCAACATCCGCGCGGCGATCAAAAAACTGAGTCTCGGCGGATGTCTTGTCGAGTGCAACAAGCCCCTGGCCGATGCCGACCCGCTCGAAGTGAGGTTCTCCGCCTTCGGCGAAACGTTTCATCTGCGCGGCCGGGTCATTCACGTGATCGGCGCGAACCAATACGGAATCCGATTCGAGTCCCACAACGACGATCAGCTTCTGCGCCTTGTCGATGCCATTAAGAAAATACAGGATGCCTCCATCGCGAGACGTTCGACCCGTTTGAAGGTTCAGCAGGAGGCCCTTCTGGATAAAGAGCCGTCATTGCTGGTGGACCTGAGTGAAGGGGGCTGTTTTGTGCGGACGGCCCATCGCTTCAATCTCGGAGACATTATCGAGGTCCAGTTTTTATTGAATGATGAAGAGATTCATCTCGCCGGTCAAATTCGATGGACCGGTTCGGAGGGGGTCGGCGTCGAGTTCCTCTCTCCCGATCCGACCCAAATCGGCGACATCGCCCGCTTCCTGGTGAAGAAACATCCCCCCGACGCTCCCCCCGCTTAA
- a CDS encoding peptidylprolyl isomerase, giving the protein MAQAKRGNAVKVHYVGKFEDGTVFDTSREREPLPFTIGEGEVIPGFEEAVVGMNPGESKKVVIPAENAYGPRHEEMVLVVDRQNLPEGVDPQVGQQYQIPQSDGQSIVVTVTDASDSSVTLDGNHPLAGRELTFEIELLEVA; this is encoded by the coding sequence ATGGCTCAAGCAAAACGCGGGAATGCCGTAAAAGTTCACTACGTCGGAAAATTCGAGGATGGGACGGTATTCGACACCTCCAGAGAACGGGAACCGCTCCCTTTCACGATCGGCGAAGGAGAAGTCATCCCCGGTTTTGAAGAAGCGGTGGTCGGAATGAATCCGGGAGAGTCGAAGAAGGTCGTCATCCCGGCGGAAAACGCCTATGGCCCGCGCCACGAAGAGATGGTCCTGGTGGTCGATCGACAGAACCTCCCCGAAGGGGTCGATCCGCAGGTAGGACAGCAATATCAAATTCCCCAATCCGACGGCCAATCGATCGTCGTCACCGTGACCGACGCCTCCGATTCGAGCGTTACACTGGACGGCAATCATCCTTTGGCGGGACGCGAGCTGACGTTCGAAATTGAGCTGCTTGAAGTGGCCTGA
- a CDS encoding anion transporter, producing the protein MTASLLIFLFTYTFIAVRNIPGVPLDMPAGALVGAVLMVATGVLSLQEAYIAIDWDTLLLLLGMMLVVAYLAMGGLFHWIASCLARRFLSPFRLLVWVVLLSGFLSAIFVNDTICLLFTPILLLLLRSLRLNPIPYLIALATASNIGGQMSIMGNPQNMFIGNHSEISFARFFLLLSPITLIGLALNVAVIAWIYRKELAPPASPVEIGPNDLLPETDRPLLIKSLAVVAGMLALFFAEQPYPLVAIGGAAVLFLIGNRKPELAFRKVDWTLLVFFASLFVVMRGLERSGWVRLVLEGSAPLLQGSPAQVVAVLSGVTLVLSNLVSNVPAVVLLEPFVEALPNPDLGWLTLAMSSTLAGNLTLVGSVANLIVVSLARPEVEISFWEYFKVGAILTLLTIGVGIGVLILEARFL; encoded by the coding sequence GTGACCGCCTCTCTCCTGATCTTTCTCTTTACCTATACCTTTATCGCCGTTCGGAACATCCCGGGCGTTCCGCTCGATATGCCGGCCGGCGCGCTGGTCGGCGCCGTCCTGATGGTGGCGACCGGCGTCCTCTCCCTCCAAGAAGCCTACATCGCCATCGACTGGGACACCCTCCTCCTCCTGCTGGGGATGATGCTCGTCGTTGCCTATCTTGCCATGGGTGGGCTCTTTCACTGGATCGCGTCATGTTTGGCCCGCCGCTTCCTCTCCCCTTTTCGCCTCCTGGTCTGGGTGGTCCTGTTGAGTGGATTTCTCTCCGCCATTTTCGTGAACGACACGATCTGTCTTCTTTTCACCCCGATTCTGCTCCTGCTCCTCCGGTCGCTTCGCCTGAACCCGATTCCTTATCTGATTGCGCTGGCGACGGCGTCGAACATCGGCGGCCAGATGTCGATCATGGGAAATCCGCAGAACATGTTCATCGGGAATCATTCGGAGATTTCATTCGCCCGATTCTTCCTCCTGCTCTCGCCGATCACCCTGATCGGGTTGGCCCTGAACGTGGCCGTGATCGCCTGGATCTATCGAAAGGAGCTGGCGCCTCCCGCCTCCCCGGTCGAGATCGGGCCGAACGACCTCCTGCCCGAAACCGATCGCCCCCTTTTAATCAAAAGCCTGGCGGTCGTGGCGGGGATGCTGGCGCTCTTCTTCGCCGAGCAGCCCTATCCGCTTGTTGCGATCGGGGGGGCGGCGGTCCTCTTTCTGATCGGCAACCGAAAGCCGGAGCTCGCCTTCCGAAAGGTCGATTGGACGCTGCTGGTCTTCTTCGCCTCCCTCTTCGTGGTGATGCGGGGGCTGGAGCGTTCGGGGTGGGTCCGGTTGGTGCTGGAGGGAAGCGCGCCGCTGCTTCAAGGAAGCCCGGCGCAGGTGGTGGCGGTGCTCAGCGGGGTGACGCTGGTTCTCTCGAATCTCGTCAGCAACGTTCCGGCGGTCGTCTTGCTGGAGCCGTTTGTGGAGGCGCTTCCCAACCCCGATCTGGGGTGGCTCACCCTGGCGATGAGCAGCACGCTTGCCGGGAATCTGACGCTGGTCGGCTCGGTCGCCAATCTGATTGTCGTCTCATTGGCGCGCCCGGAGGTGGAGATCTCCTTTTGGGAGTACTTCAAGGTCGGCGCGATCTTAACGCTGTTGACGATCGGCGTGGGGATAGGGGTCCTCATCTTAGAGGCGAGGTTTTTGTAG
- the rimO gene encoding 30S ribosomal protein S12 methylthiotransferase RimO: MKYSNEKKKVGLVSLGCPKNQVDSEVMLGSLLQAGYELTAEAGEADIVIVNTCGFIDQAKEESIDTLIEMGELKKSGRCQALIATGCLTQRYSGDLLDQLPEIDAVVGTGDFPKIASLCDALLNPKRTDHRPSLTETPTYLYQPETPRLRLGPKHWAYIKVSEGCNYRCSFCSIPSFRGDLQSRTIDSVVREAQALADEGVVEINLIAQSLTSFGWDRRKKGELVTLLKALVRIDGLRWIRLFYTYPTDFTDALIDLIAEEEKICRYIDLPLQHIDDTILKKMNRKGKRRDIERLIQKLRDRIPGVTLRSTFIVGFPGETEKEFRTLSEFIRETEFDRLGIFTYSLEEGTSAHPLGDPIAEGVKIKRQKTLLEMQRKISRRKHRKMIGTVQTVLVDGLSKESDLLLEGRLEGQAPDVDGVILINDTGGEVVNPGRFVSVRITAAHDYDLVGEIAEEKDNPAPPQKEEALLPMISPSIHR; the protein is encoded by the coding sequence TTGAAGTATTCAAATGAAAAGAAAAAAGTCGGGCTGGTCAGCCTCGGCTGTCCCAAGAATCAGGTCGATTCCGAGGTGATGCTCGGATCGCTCCTTCAGGCGGGGTATGAATTGACCGCCGAAGCGGGAGAGGCCGATATCGTGATCGTCAACACCTGCGGATTCATCGATCAGGCCAAAGAGGAGTCGATCGACACTCTCATCGAAATGGGAGAGCTGAAAAAGAGCGGCCGCTGCCAAGCGCTCATCGCTACCGGATGTCTGACGCAGCGTTATTCGGGCGATCTCCTCGATCAGCTTCCGGAGATCGACGCCGTCGTCGGGACCGGCGACTTCCCGAAGATCGCCTCCCTCTGCGACGCGCTGCTGAATCCGAAGAGAACGGATCATCGCCCGAGCCTCACCGAGACGCCGACCTATCTCTATCAGCCGGAGACCCCGCGCCTGCGGCTCGGACCGAAACACTGGGCCTATATCAAGGTTTCGGAGGGGTGTAACTACCGGTGCTCGTTCTGCAGCATTCCCTCTTTTCGGGGGGATCTTCAGAGCCGGACGATCGATTCGGTCGTCCGCGAGGCGCAGGCGCTGGCGGACGAAGGGGTGGTCGAGATCAACCTCATCGCGCAGAGCCTCACCAGCTTCGGTTGGGACCGCCGGAAAAAGGGGGAGCTGGTCACCCTTCTGAAAGCGTTGGTCCGGATTGACGGCCTTCGTTGGATCCGCCTTTTCTATACCTACCCGACCGATTTCACCGACGCGTTGATCGATCTGATCGCCGAGGAGGAGAAGATCTGCCGCTACATCGACCTCCCGCTTCAGCATATTGATGATACCATTCTCAAGAAGATGAACCGAAAGGGGAAGCGGCGCGACATCGAGCGGCTGATCCAAAAACTTCGCGACCGGATCCCCGGCGTCACCCTCCGAAGTACTTTCATCGTCGGTTTCCCGGGGGAGACGGAGAAGGAATTCCGGACCCTTTCGGAGTTCATCCGGGAGACCGAATTCGACCGGCTCGGCATCTTCACTTACTCGCTGGAGGAGGGGACCTCCGCCCATCCGCTCGGCGATCCGATTGCGGAAGGGGTCAAAATCAAACGTCAGAAAACGCTCTTGGAAATGCAGCGGAAGATTTCACGGCGAAAACACCGGAAGATGATCGGGACGGTCCAGACAGTCTTGGTCGACGGGCTCTCGAAGGAGAGCGATCTTCTTCTCGAAGGGAGATTGGAGGGACAAGCCCCCGACGTGGACGGCGTCATCCTGATCAACGACACCGGCGGGGAGGTGGTGAACCCGGGCCGGTTCGTCTCCGTTCGAATCACCGCGGCGCACGATTACGATCTGGTCGGGGAGATCGCGGAGGAAAAAGACAATCCCGCCCCGCCTCAAAAAGAGGAGGCGCTCCTTCCGATGATCTCGCCGTCAATACATCGGTGA
- a CDS encoding geranylgeranyl reductase family protein, with product MRYDVIVVGSGPAGSTAARECAARGMSVLLLDKATFPRDKPCGGGITLRAARLLPFDLAPVVERSICGLDLTFSGRGGFARDAAQPLFHLVQRNRFDHFLVEQAVKAGATLRERTPLREIERERSRVIVRTGGETFEGRTLVAADGANGETAKRAGLTVPRWRILALEGNITPDGRFPERWQTRVGIDLGAVPGGYHWLFPKGNHLNIGIGGLPSVGSALRRKFEEAVRGYGFDPATLWGVRAAPLPIRRPDTPLIHGNLLLVGDAAGLVDLLTGEGIYGAIWSGRAAAKHLAAHLDGKVSDLEGYRQEVERELIPELQIAFQMWSLFHLAPAVAANLLWRRSIGPLSRLIGWTRFCRLTQGEDRYRDIRRDLRPLWSILDLVLRPTAFPFASKIFETFQR from the coding sequence ATGCGCTACGATGTGATTGTGGTGGGGAGCGGTCCGGCCGGAAGCACCGCGGCGCGGGAGTGTGCGGCGCGGGGAATGTCGGTTCTGCTCCTCGATAAGGCGACCTTCCCGCGCGACAAACCGTGCGGCGGCGGAATCACCCTCCGCGCCGCGCGTCTTTTGCCGTTTGATCTTGCCCCGGTCGTCGAACGCTCGATTTGCGGGCTCGACCTGACCTTCTCCGGCCGCGGCGGCTTTGCCCGCGATGCAGCGCAGCCGCTTTTCCATCTCGTCCAGCGGAACCGGTTCGATCATTTCTTAGTCGAACAGGCGGTCAAGGCCGGCGCGACTCTACGGGAGCGGACCCCGCTCCGCGAGATCGAGCGGGAGCGCTCCCGGGTGATCGTCCGAACAGGCGGCGAAACATTCGAGGGCCGGACCTTGGTGGCGGCCGACGGCGCGAATGGGGAGACCGCCAAGCGCGCCGGACTCACCGTGCCCCGTTGGCGCATCCTCGCCCTGGAAGGGAACATCACCCCGGACGGCCGCTTCCCGGAGCGGTGGCAAACCCGCGTCGGGATCGATCTCGGCGCCGTCCCCGGCGGATATCACTGGCTCTTTCCGAAGGGGAACCATCTCAACATCGGGATCGGGGGGTTGCCGTCGGTTGGATCGGCCCTGCGCCGGAAGTTCGAGGAGGCGGTCCGCGGTTACGGTTTCGACCCGGCCACGCTCTGGGGGGTCCGGGCCGCCCCCCTCCCGATACGCCGTCCCGATACGCCGCTGATCCATGGCAACCTCCTTCTGGTCGGCGATGCCGCCGGCCTGGTCGATTTGCTGACCGGAGAGGGGATCTACGGCGCGATCTGGAGCGGCCGGGCGGCGGCCAAACATCTTGCCGCACACTTGGATGGGAAGGTCTCCGATCTGGAAGGCTACCGGCAGGAGGTGGAACGGGAGTTGATCCCCGAGCTTCAGATCGCCTTCCAGATGTGGTCTCTCTTCCACCTCGCTCCCGCCGTTGCAGCCAATCTGCTCTGGCGCCGATCGATCGGGCCTCTCAGCCGGCTCATCGGCTGGACCCGCTTCTGCCGGTTGACCCAAGGGGAAGATCGTTATAGGGATATACGGAGAGACTTGCGACCGCTTTGGTCGATTCTCGATCTGGTGCTCCGGCCCACGGCGTTTCCGTTCGCCTCGAAAATCTTTGAGACGTTCCAGCGGTAG
- the hemW gene encoding radical SAM family heme chaperone HemW produces the protein MKPIGLYIDFPFCLSRCSFCAFNIQGYREGFASRYADALQKEIAAYADAPLWRDRVIATIYLGGGTPSLYAPEVLAGLVALCRKRFPVAPDAEVTLEAHPATIHPGNLLPLREGGINRLSMGVQSFSDAHLEALGRRHTAEAARAAFAAARAAGFANIGIDLIYALPDQSCSAWEATLRAAIDLAPEHLSLYGLSIEEGTLFDKKARTGLLSLPTEEEAIMQYQTAQARLGAAGYRHYEISNFARPGYECRHNLLYWDRSEVLGVGLSAHTYLDREHRANTDSLQAYLEKIASGHLPVDRTEKVSPEMLRKDRIIFGLRKTEGIPLEFLEEDPSLRRTADRLILEGLLLIDQQEIRLTPKGLLLADEVAVAFL, from the coding sequence ATGAAGCCGATCGGACTCTATATCGATTTCCCTTTTTGTCTTTCCCGTTGCTCGTTCTGCGCCTTCAATATTCAGGGATACCGGGAGGGGTTTGCATCGCGGTATGCCGACGCCCTTCAAAAGGAGATCGCCGCGTATGCCGACGCGCCGCTCTGGCGGGATCGGGTCATCGCCACTATTTATTTAGGAGGCGGGACGCCGAGTCTCTACGCGCCGGAGGTCCTTGCCGGTCTTGTGGCGCTCTGTCGGAAACGGTTTCCTGTCGCCCCCGATGCCGAGGTGACGTTGGAGGCGCATCCGGCGACGATCCATCCCGGGAATCTCTTGCCGCTTCGGGAGGGAGGAATCAATCGCCTCTCGATGGGGGTGCAGTCATTCTCCGATGCGCACCTCGAAGCGCTCGGCCGGCGCCACACGGCGGAGGCCGCGCGCGCCGCTTTCGCCGCGGCCCGGGCAGCCGGTTTTGCTAACATCGGGATCGATCTGATCTATGCGCTCCCGGATCAATCCTGTTCAGCCTGGGAGGCCACCCTCCGGGCGGCGATCGACCTTGCCCCGGAGCATCTTTCTTTGTATGGGCTTTCGATCGAAGAGGGAACCCTCTTTGATAAGAAAGCCCGCACCGGGCTTCTCTCTCTTCCCACCGAGGAGGAGGCGATCATGCAGTATCAAACCGCGCAAGCGCGCCTGGGGGCCGCCGGTTATCGGCACTATGAAATATCCAACTTCGCCCGGCCCGGTTACGAATGCCGCCACAATCTTCTCTACTGGGATCGGAGCGAGGTCCTCGGCGTCGGCCTCTCGGCCCACACCTACCTCGATCGGGAACACCGCGCGAACACCGACTCGCTCCAGGCCTATTTGGAGAAAATCGCGTCGGGGCATCTTCCGGTCGATCGCACCGAAAAGGTGAGCCCGGAGATGTTGCGGAAAGACCGGATCATCTTCGGGTTGAGAAAGACGGAAGGAATTCCGCTCGAATTCCTGGAGGAAGACCCCTCCCTCCGAAGGACCGCCGACCGACTCATCTTGGAGGGGCTTCTTTTGATCGATCAACAAGAGATCCGGCTGACCCCTAAAGGGCTGCTTTTGGCGGATGAGGTCGCCGTCGCTTTCCTCTGA
- a CDS encoding TIGR04282 family arsenosugar biosynthesis glycosyltransferase — translation MTETQKKAIIIIFAKAPEPGSVKSRLQSILHPEERARLQAAMILDTLALTDSLPVQRALASAPPASHPFLVRCGRERSIPLISQEGETLGERMKNAFDWGFGEGFQRVVLIGCDAPTLPADLIRQAVDRLEQSPLVIGPSLDGGYYLIGARPPLPDLFSGIQWGSDQVLISTLRRINAEKRGCALLPFWYDIDRPGDLIFLKETLALHERQGAPLPKETHQFLRSLSWEGREGGGG, via the coding sequence ATGACCGAGACGCAAAAAAAGGCGATCATCATCATCTTCGCCAAAGCTCCCGAACCGGGATCGGTGAAGAGCCGTCTTCAATCGATTCTTCATCCGGAGGAACGGGCCCGGCTGCAAGCCGCCATGATCCTCGATACCCTTGCCCTGACCGATTCTCTCCCGGTTCAACGGGCGTTGGCGTCGGCCCCGCCGGCCAGTCACCCTTTCCTGGTCCGGTGCGGACGGGAGCGGTCGATTCCGCTGATTTCACAGGAAGGAGAAACCCTGGGAGAGCGAATGAAGAACGCCTTCGATTGGGGGTTCGGGGAGGGGTTTCAGCGGGTGGTCCTCATCGGGTGTGATGCGCCGACTCTGCCGGCCGATCTGATCCGGCAGGCGGTCGATCGCCTCGAACAGTCGCCGCTCGTGATCGGGCCGAGTCTCGATGGCGGCTACTATCTGATCGGCGCGCGGCCGCCGCTCCCCGATCTCTTCAGCGGGATTCAATGGGGGAGCGATCAGGTCTTGATTTCGACCCTGCGAAGGATCAATGCCGAGAAGCGCGGCTGCGCGCTGCTTCCCTTCTGGTATGACATTGACCGGCCGGGCGATTTGATCTTTCTTAAAGAGACGCTCGCCCTCCACGAGCGGCAAGGAGCCCCGCTTCCGAAGGAGACGCACCAGTTCCTTCGCTCCCTTTCATGGGAAGGCCGAGAAGGGGGAGGGGGATGA